The following are encoded together in the Thermomicrobiales bacterium genome:
- a CDS encoding sugar ABC transporter permease has translation MIFIPMVTAIFIDRIKNERVATAYRIILLIPAMIPSPLIFVLWLWMYNNYIGPINYLLVDKLHLFELATQPQWLNDPKLIFFSIAAMEWWWGLGYHTMFFLAGLATIPKDLPDAARVDGAGEWRMFWGITIWRLLPIILVLMVVRFGSAMAVITEYIIMGGYDRTKNTYTWTVYMYDTAFGGGMQFRGYAAAIGWVGAIIMLMVVAVMFYVFRPRD, from the coding sequence ATGATCTTCATTCCCATGGTGACGGCGATCTTTATCGATCGCATCAAGAACGAGCGGGTTGCCACAGCCTATCGCATCATCCTGCTCATCCCCGCGATGATCCCCTCGCCATTGATCTTTGTTCTCTGGCTTTGGATGTACAACAACTACATCGGCCCCATCAACTACCTGCTCGTCGACAAATTGCATCTCTTCGAGCTGGCCACTCAGCCGCAATGGCTGAACGATCCCAAACTCATCTTCTTTTCGATCGCCGCCATGGAGTGGTGGTGGGGGCTTGGCTACCACACCATGTTCTTCCTGGCGGGATTGGCGACGATACCGAAGGACCTACCCGACGCCGCACGTGTCGATGGCGCGGGCGAATGGCGCATGTTCTGGGGTATCACCATCTGGCGGTTGCTGCCCATCATCCTGGTGCTGATGGTTGTCCGCTTCGGCAGCGCGATGGCAGTCATCACCGAGTACATCATCATGGGCGGCTATGACCGCACGAAGAACACCTATACCTGGACGGTCTACATGTACGACACCGCCTTCGGAGGCGGCATGCAGTTCCGCGGGTACGCCGCCGCGATCGGCTGGGTTGGCGCAATCATCATGCTCATGGTGGTTGCGGTGATGTTCTACGTCTTCCGGCCACGGGACTAG